One Sanguibacter sp. HDW7 DNA window includes the following coding sequences:
- a CDS encoding GntR family transcriptional regulator — MNASALTVGRAHTTLSQAVYEALRGQIVDRELPPGTRLVERELADSLDVSRVPVREALKELVRDGLAEQRGRSGLYVTELTRADVEEITELRGLLDALVFRRLTRMLTPSSRTLVDSLLVRTSRAIAEGRHAEAVLLNGEFHTLTKDLAGSRSLQAVMGVLDPRLHWLLAQHEDVAEVHRQHVAIWEAVRAGDVAAVDALAADHLAESVRMMLQVNPDLR, encoded by the coding sequence ATGAACGCCTCAGCCCTCACCGTCGGTCGCGCCCACACGACGCTGAGCCAGGCGGTGTACGAGGCGCTCCGCGGTCAGATCGTCGACCGTGAGCTCCCGCCCGGCACGCGCCTCGTCGAGCGCGAGCTCGCGGACTCCCTCGACGTCTCACGGGTGCCGGTGCGCGAGGCGCTCAAGGAGCTCGTGCGCGACGGTCTCGCGGAGCAGCGAGGTCGTTCGGGCCTGTACGTCACGGAGCTGACGCGGGCCGACGTCGAGGAGATCACCGAGCTGCGCGGGCTTCTCGACGCGCTCGTGTTCCGGAGGCTCACGCGGATGCTCACGCCGTCGTCGCGGACGCTCGTCGACTCGTTGCTCGTGCGGACGTCGCGCGCGATCGCCGAGGGTCGTCACGCGGAGGCGGTGCTCCTCAACGGCGAGTTCCACACGCTGACGAAGGACCTCGCGGGGTCGCGGAGCCTCCAGGCGGTCATGGGTGTGCTCGACCCGCGGCTGCACTGGCTGCTCGCGCAGCACGAGGACGTCGCGGAGGTGCACCGGCAGCACGTCGCGATCTGGGAGGCGGTGCGGGCGGGCGACGTCGCGGCCGTCGACGCTCTTGCGGCGGACCATCTCGCCGAGTCGGTGCGCATGATGCTGCAGGTGAACCCGGACCTGCGCTGA
- a CDS encoding DUF3027 domain-containing protein, whose amino-acid sequence MTRPARRKPDAVLDSAIDLARAAAEEVAEIPAHVGEHLGTVTVEDRLVEHRFAAAMGGYQGWAWTVTLARVPRGRTATVCEVELLPGDGAILAPEWLPWSERIRPGDIGPGDVLPFVADDPRLTAGWEPSGDEELDAVAIGELALARTRVLSEDGIEEAAQRWYDGAAGPHGESAKAASDACLSCGYLVPLQGALGQVFGVCTNPWSPDDGKVVAFEHGCGAHSETDVPTRPSDWPAPNPVIDEVRIEIVDMPRAAVVEPVAEAPAAAEPDDEASDGTATADA is encoded by the coding sequence ATGACGCGTCCCGCCCGCCGCAAGCCTGACGCCGTGCTCGACTCGGCGATCGACCTCGCGCGCGCAGCCGCCGAGGAGGTCGCAGAGATCCCGGCGCACGTCGGTGAGCACCTCGGCACCGTGACGGTCGAGGACCGTCTCGTCGAGCACCGATTCGCCGCCGCGATGGGTGGCTACCAGGGCTGGGCGTGGACGGTGACGCTCGCGCGAGTGCCGCGCGGCCGCACTGCGACGGTGTGCGAGGTCGAGCTGCTGCCCGGCGACGGCGCGATCCTCGCGCCCGAGTGGCTGCCGTGGTCCGAACGGATCCGCCCCGGGGACATCGGTCCCGGCGACGTCCTGCCGTTCGTCGCGGACGACCCCCGTCTCACCGCCGGCTGGGAGCCGAGCGGCGACGAGGAGCTCGACGCGGTCGCGATCGGCGAGCTGGCGCTGGCCCGTACGCGCGTCCTCTCCGAGGACGGCATCGAGGAGGCGGCGCAGCGCTGGTACGACGGCGCCGCAGGCCCGCACGGAGAGAGCGCGAAGGCCGCGAGCGACGCGTGCCTCTCGTGCGGCTACCTCGTCCCGCTCCAGGGTGCGCTCGGTCAGGTCTTCGGCGTGTGCACGAACCCGTGGTCGCCCGACGACGGCAAGGTCGTCGCGTTCGAGCACGGCTGCGGCGCGCACTCGGAGACCGACGTGCCCACGCGTCCCTCGGACTGGCCCGCGCCGAACCCCGTCATCGACGAGGTGCGCATCGAGATCGTCGACATGCCGCGCGCGGCCGTCGTCGAGCCTGTCGCTGAGGCCCCGGCCGCCGCTGAGCCGGACGACGAGGCCTCGGACGGCACCGCTACGGCCGACGCCTGA
- a CDS encoding DUF2877 domain-containing protein, translating into MDLTAPLAVDTAARATLAAGGTAHVHSAFERAVNLVAPDGTVLTLADPSLGTGPRAVGVHAPCALGLAPGDAVTLGTDALGTPHGSVPVPTRVVDHAVPALAPRPEAVAAVQHLVRRTATAPLGSWEERTARTLTDRLATLVAALATRDDDHVDRAVAALVGLGHGLTPTGDDMLCGLLLATHLQSPAVAYRTTLVTAVRAHHGATVPLSATFLEDACGGRARSQALDLVHALHTGSHVTDAVHAVLSIGHSSGHDLLTGLVAGLTGLVDTRLTEGTA; encoded by the coding sequence ATGGACCTCACCGCACCGCTCGCCGTCGACACGGCGGCACGAGCAACGCTCGCAGCCGGAGGCACCGCCCACGTGCACTCCGCCTTCGAGCGCGCGGTGAACCTCGTCGCCCCCGACGGCACGGTCCTCACGCTCGCGGACCCGTCCCTCGGGACGGGCCCGCGAGCCGTCGGCGTGCACGCACCCTGTGCGCTCGGGCTCGCCCCCGGCGACGCCGTCACGCTCGGCACGGACGCGCTCGGCACACCGCACGGCTCCGTCCCCGTCCCGACACGGGTCGTCGACCACGCCGTGCCCGCGCTCGCCCCACGGCCCGAGGCCGTCGCGGCCGTCCAGCACCTCGTGCGACGCACCGCGACCGCGCCGCTCGGCTCGTGGGAGGAGCGCACCGCGCGCACGCTCACGGACCGGCTCGCGACGCTCGTCGCCGCGCTCGCCACGCGCGACGACGACCACGTCGACCGTGCGGTCGCCGCGCTCGTCGGGCTCGGCCACGGGCTCACCCCGACGGGCGACGACATGCTCTGCGGCCTCCTGCTCGCCACGCACCTGCAGTCGCCCGCCGTCGCGTACCGCACGACCCTCGTCACCGCGGTCCGCGCCCACCACGGTGCCACCGTCCCGCTGTCCGCGACCTTCCTCGAGGACGCGTGCGGCGGGCGAGCGCGCTCGCAGGCGCTCGACCTCGTCCACGCCCTGCACACCGGCAGCCACGTCACCGACGCGGTCCACGCCGTCCTCAGCATCGGGCACTCCTCCGGGCACGACCTCCTCACCGGGCTCGTCGCCGGCCTCACGGGCCTCGTCGACACCCGCCTCACCGAAGGAACAGCATGA
- the flgN gene encoding flagellar export chaperone FlgN codes for MSMEGLTALLWRERRLLELLLFKLDVEQLLLTNGRNRWLAHATDEVTTVLDEIRTVELGHAVESDAVAAGLGLAPGATLAMLAAAAPAPWDTVLGEHRDAFLELTHQIGALADDNRRLLTAAHRSAQETLLAVDRTVQTYDAQGHAGNGVGTATLFDASL; via the coding sequence ATGAGCATGGAGGGCCTCACCGCACTCCTGTGGCGCGAGCGGCGCCTCCTCGAGCTGCTCCTCTTCAAGCTCGACGTCGAGCAGCTGCTCCTCACCAACGGACGCAACCGCTGGCTCGCCCACGCGACGGACGAGGTGACGACCGTGCTCGACGAGATCCGCACGGTCGAGCTCGGCCACGCCGTCGAGTCCGACGCCGTCGCCGCCGGTCTCGGCCTCGCTCCCGGCGCAACCCTCGCGATGCTCGCAGCGGCAGCGCCGGCACCGTGGGACACCGTCCTCGGCGAGCACCGCGACGCATTCCTCGAGCTCACGCACCAGATCGGCGCGCTCGCCGACGACAACCGTCGCCTCCTCACCGCCGCCCACCGGTCCGCCCAGGAGACCCTCCTCGCGGTCGACCGCACGGTCCAGACCTACGACGCCCAGGGACACGCCGGCAACGGCGTGGGTACCGCGACCCTGTTCGACGCAAGCCTCTAG
- a CDS encoding cold-shock protein, with protein sequence MPSGKVKWFDAERGFGFIASEDGSEVFLHASALPEGAVVKPGAKVDFSVADGRRGPQALQVTLTDPLPSVAKAVRKPAEDMAIIVEDLIKVLDRLGNDLRRGRYPEKTSGTKVASLLRAVAENLEA encoded by the coding sequence GTGCCCAGCGGCAAGGTCAAGTGGTTCGACGCCGAGCGCGGTTTCGGTTTCATCGCGTCCGAGGACGGTTCGGAGGTCTTCCTCCACGCCTCGGCGCTGCCCGAGGGTGCCGTCGTCAAGCCGGGTGCGAAGGTCGACTTCTCCGTCGCCGACGGTCGTCGTGGACCGCAGGCGCTCCAGGTGACGCTCACCGACCCGCTGCCGTCCGTCGCCAAGGCCGTGCGCAAGCCGGCCGAGGACATGGCGATCATCGTCGAGGACCTCATCAAGGTGCTCGACCGTCTGGGCAACGACCTGCGACGTGGCCGCTACCCCGAGAAGACGTCGGGCACGAAGGTCGCGAGCCTGCTGCGTGCCGTCGCCGAGAACCTTGAGGCCTGA
- the fdrA gene encoding acyl-CoA synthetase FdrA, whose product MTIHRSVRKNTYVDSVSLMSISTKANQIDGVTQAFVAMGTAMNKEVLANLELLTDELEAATGGDLMVVLEVTDGTDLDAALGALGDLLDRKNTGATAAETRYRTLDGALGAHPDANLVLISVNGAFAAREAQKALVAGKNVMMFSDNVSVADERALKELAHDKGLLMMGPDCGTAILGGVALAFGNAVRRGNIGVVAASGTGAQEVSVRVHDFGGGISQLIGTGGRDLSEEIGGITMIDGIRALAADPATDVIVLVSKPPAPSVEDAVLAVAGEAGKPVVVAFLGSARSESPYPNVTFASGTKPAALAAVLATGVDESTLDLHSLNWPLIEEVRGKLAPEQRYVRGLFCGGTLCDESMFAAIAKYPGHVWSNIQKDPAFVLGAHDAPREHTFIDFGSDEYTDGKPHPMIDPSNRLAAIVAAAKDPEVGVIALDFVVGLGSHTDPVGVTLPAIEEAQAIARERGHHLEILGYVLGTDLDTPSVAEQVAQLEAVGVTIASSSTNTGLLAREFVAKEN is encoded by the coding sequence ATGACCATCCACCGCTCCGTCAGGAAGAACACCTACGTCGACTCCGTCTCGCTCATGTCGATCTCGACGAAGGCGAACCAGATCGACGGTGTCACCCAGGCGTTCGTCGCCATGGGCACCGCCATGAACAAGGAGGTCCTCGCCAACCTCGAACTGCTCACCGACGAGCTCGAGGCCGCGACCGGCGGCGACCTCATGGTCGTCCTCGAGGTCACGGACGGCACCGACCTCGACGCCGCGCTCGGCGCCCTCGGCGACCTGCTCGACCGCAAGAACACCGGCGCCACCGCCGCCGAGACGCGCTACCGCACGCTCGACGGGGCGCTCGGCGCCCACCCCGACGCCAACCTCGTCCTCATCTCCGTCAACGGCGCCTTCGCCGCCCGCGAGGCCCAGAAGGCCCTCGTCGCCGGCAAGAACGTCATGATGTTCTCCGACAACGTCTCGGTCGCCGACGAGCGCGCGCTCAAGGAGCTCGCGCACGACAAGGGCCTGCTCATGATGGGTCCCGACTGCGGCACCGCGATCCTCGGCGGCGTCGCCCTCGCGTTCGGCAACGCCGTGCGCCGCGGCAACATCGGCGTCGTCGCCGCGTCCGGCACGGGCGCCCAGGAGGTCTCCGTCCGGGTCCACGACTTCGGCGGCGGCATCTCCCAGCTCATCGGCACCGGCGGTCGCGACCTCAGCGAGGAGATCGGCGGCATCACGATGATCGACGGCATCCGCGCGCTCGCCGCCGACCCGGCCACCGACGTCATCGTCCTCGTCTCCAAGCCGCCGGCACCATCCGTCGAGGACGCGGTCCTCGCCGTCGCGGGCGAGGCCGGCAAGCCCGTCGTCGTCGCGTTCCTCGGCTCCGCCCGCTCCGAGTCCCCGTACCCGAACGTCACGTTCGCGTCCGGGACCAAGCCCGCCGCGCTCGCCGCGGTGCTCGCGACCGGCGTCGACGAGTCGACCCTCGACCTCCACTCGCTCAACTGGCCGCTCATCGAGGAGGTCCGCGGCAAGCTCGCCCCCGAGCAGCGCTACGTCCGCGGCCTCTTCTGCGGCGGCACCCTGTGCGACGAGTCGATGTTCGCCGCGATCGCGAAGTACCCCGGCCACGTGTGGTCGAACATCCAGAAGGACCCCGCGTTCGTCCTCGGTGCCCACGACGCGCCGCGGGAGCACACGTTCATCGACTTCGGCTCCGACGAGTACACCGACGGCAAGCCCCACCCGATGATCGACCCGTCCAACCGCCTCGCCGCGATCGTCGCGGCCGCGAAGGACCCCGAGGTCGGCGTCATCGCCCTCGACTTCGTCGTCGGCCTCGGCTCGCACACCGACCCCGTCGGTGTGACGCTTCCCGCGATCGAGGAGGCCCAGGCGATCGCCCGCGAGCGCGGCCACCACCTCGAGATCCTCGGCTACGTCCTCGGCACCGACCTCGACACCCCGTCGGTCGCCGAGCAGGTCGCCCAGCTCGAGGCCGTCGGCGTCACCATCGCCTCGTCGTCCACCAACACGGGCCTGCTCGCCCGCGAGTTCGTCGCCAAGGAGAACTGA
- the flgK gene encoding flagellar hook-associated protein FlgK — MSSFSTLSTALSSLHTQRAALDVAGQNIANANTVGYTRQRAETSSVSATAAASRFSSGLTVGQGVKVTGVARLGDIFADARVRSSTSLAADLAARATTLTRLESTISEPGDKGLSAQLAQFWAGWQDVANSPGSPAPGQVVLESANILAEGVATGYRAVRTQWDETRAQSVAYVEEVNSAAASLAELNDAIRSVTVSGGNANELMDKRDLLSTQLAELTGATTRLQEDGTVTVSVGGNHLVSGDTAYRINLVGSTTLVGAAADGPRLEWERTSAGPVTLDGGLLAGNLASLQGERSDRSGGALAEAAAAYNKLATQLHDRVNAVHSTGTTTVGTPGGSFFALSVDPGTPAALGLTVAVKDPADIAAGAPGNGAYDGSVADEIGRIGASADSPDRAWSAFVVDLGVRTQAAMRSAEVSEQSRQTASLVRLSGSSVDIDEETVNMLAFQRAYQGAARVLTTVDEMLDTLINRTGVVGR; from the coding sequence ATGTCTTCCTTCTCGACGCTCTCGACCGCACTGAGCTCGCTGCACACGCAGCGGGCAGCGCTCGACGTCGCCGGTCAGAACATCGCGAACGCCAACACCGTCGGGTACACCCGCCAGCGCGCCGAGACCTCGTCGGTCTCGGCGACCGCCGCCGCGTCGCGCTTCTCCTCGGGGCTCACCGTCGGACAGGGCGTCAAGGTCACGGGCGTCGCGCGCCTCGGCGACATCTTCGCCGACGCACGCGTCCGGTCGTCGACGTCGCTTGCGGCGGACCTCGCAGCGCGCGCGACGACCCTCACGCGGCTCGAGTCGACGATCTCCGAGCCGGGCGACAAGGGGCTCTCCGCGCAGCTCGCCCAGTTCTGGGCCGGCTGGCAGGACGTCGCGAACTCCCCCGGCAGCCCCGCCCCGGGCCAGGTCGTCCTCGAGTCGGCGAACATCCTCGCCGAGGGCGTCGCGACGGGCTATCGCGCCGTGCGCACGCAGTGGGACGAGACCCGCGCGCAGTCGGTCGCGTACGTCGAGGAGGTCAACTCGGCAGCGGCCTCCCTCGCCGAGCTCAACGACGCGATCCGCTCCGTCACCGTCTCGGGCGGCAACGCCAACGAGCTCATGGACAAGCGCGACCTGCTCTCGACGCAGCTTGCCGAGCTCACGGGCGCCACGACGCGGCTCCAGGAGGACGGCACCGTCACCGTCTCGGTCGGCGGCAACCACCTCGTCTCGGGCGACACCGCCTACCGCATCAACCTCGTCGGCTCGACGACCCTCGTGGGCGCCGCGGCCGACGGCCCTCGGCTCGAGTGGGAGCGCACCTCGGCCGGTCCTGTCACGCTCGACGGCGGCCTCCTCGCGGGCAACCTTGCGAGCCTCCAGGGCGAGCGCTCCGACCGCTCCGGCGGCGCGCTCGCCGAGGCCGCGGCCGCGTACAACAAGCTCGCGACCCAGCTTCACGACCGCGTCAATGCCGTCCACTCGACGGGCACGACGACGGTCGGCACGCCGGGCGGCAGCTTCTTCGCGCTCTCGGTCGACCCGGGCACCCCCGCGGCGCTCGGCCTCACCGTCGCCGTCAAGGACCCCGCCGACATCGCGGCGGGCGCGCCCGGCAACGGCGCCTACGACGGGTCGGTCGCCGACGAGATCGGCAGGATCGGTGCGTCGGCCGACAGCCCCGACCGTGCCTGGTCCGCGTTCGTCGTCGACCTCGGTGTGCGGACGCAGGCCGCGATGCGGTCCGCGGAGGTCTCTGAGCAGTCCCGTCAGACGGCGTCGCTCGTCCGGCTCTCGGGCTCAAGCGTCGACATCGACGAGGAGACCGTCAACATGCTCGCCTTCCAGCGTGCCTACCAAGGCGCGGCGCGCGTCCTCACGACCGTCGACGAGATGCTCGACACCCTCATCAACAGGACCGGAGTCGTCGGACGATGA
- a CDS encoding flagellar assembly protein FliW, producing MTAVPPAHTAADDHVRLVAPLLGLGGTLDFTLRALDEHGTVFALRSEDACDDAPGTRLYLVHAAAHVAGYAPDTTAMHLALLGEDGVASSPDDIATLVVLNPEGADGVPTVNLLAPLLVDTRTHRAVQVVLEGDWPVQTPLSPTSVRKTS from the coding sequence ATGACCGCCGTCCCACCCGCGCACACCGCCGCGGACGACCACGTGCGCCTCGTCGCGCCGCTGCTGGGTCTCGGCGGGACGCTCGACTTCACGCTCCGCGCCCTCGACGAGCACGGGACGGTGTTCGCGCTCCGCTCCGAGGACGCGTGCGACGACGCGCCCGGCACCCGGCTCTACCTCGTCCACGCAGCGGCGCACGTGGCGGGCTACGCGCCTGACACCACGGCCATGCACCTTGCGCTGCTCGGGGAGGACGGGGTCGCATCCTCCCCGGACGACATCGCGACGCTCGTCGTCCTCAACCCCGAGGGTGCCGACGGGGTCCCGACGGTCAACCTCCTCGCGCCCCTGCTCGTCGACACGCGGACACACCGGGCCGTCCAGGTGGTCCTCGAGGGCGACTGGCCCGTCCAGACCCCGTTGTCCCCCACCTCCGTCCGAAAGACCTCGTGA
- the flgL gene encoding flagellar hook-associated protein FlgL, which produces MSLTRVTHQMSQTTALANVQRNLAAMSKLQGQTSSLRRIEKPSDDPAGTAKALRLRAEQRALTQYDRNAADGKGWLTAVDTAMQTTSTQLIRARTLVVQAASSGTTTTESAEAIALEIEAVRDALLGQANATYTGRSIFAGTSDADAAYAAQPDGTYSYAGSAGTVDRRISEDVTVRVDADGAALFGDATGSVFALLDRVAADVRAGADVGPAIAEIDAWHNRTTSALATTGARTNQIEAQLSVNAGSMLSLRSDISAVEDVDLAETLVHLQAQEVAYQAALGATARVLQPTLLQYLS; this is translated from the coding sequence ATGAGCCTCACCCGTGTCACCCACCAGATGTCGCAGACGACGGCGCTCGCGAACGTGCAGCGCAACCTCGCCGCGATGTCCAAGCTCCAGGGACAGACCTCGAGCCTGCGCCGCATCGAGAAGCCGTCGGACGACCCGGCAGGCACCGCGAAGGCCCTGCGTCTGCGCGCCGAACAGCGCGCGCTCACGCAGTACGACCGCAACGCGGCCGACGGCAAGGGCTGGCTCACCGCGGTCGACACCGCGATGCAGACGACGTCGACGCAGCTCATCCGTGCCCGCACGCTCGTCGTGCAGGCCGCAAGCTCGGGCACGACGACGACCGAGTCGGCCGAGGCGATCGCGCTCGAGATCGAGGCCGTGCGCGACGCGCTGCTCGGTCAGGCGAACGCGACGTACACGGGCCGCTCGATCTTCGCGGGGACCTCGGACGCCGACGCCGCCTACGCCGCGCAGCCCGACGGCACGTACTCGTACGCGGGCAGCGCGGGCACCGTCGACCGTCGCATCTCGGAGGACGTCACCGTCCGTGTCGACGCGGACGGCGCGGCGCTCTTCGGCGACGCAACCGGCTCGGTCTTCGCCCTGCTCGACCGTGTCGCCGCGGACGTCCGCGCAGGCGCGGACGTGGGTCCCGCGATCGCCGAGATCGATGCCTGGCACAACCGGACGACGTCGGCGCTCGCGACGACGGGTGCACGCACGAACCAGATCGAGGCGCAGCTCTCGGTCAACGCGGGCTCGATGCTCTCCCTCAGGTCCGACATCTCCGCGGTCGAGGACGTCGACCTCGCCGAGACGCTCGTGCACCTCCAGGCGCAGGAGGTCGCTTACCAGGCGGCGCTCGGCGCAACGGCGCGCGTCCTCCAGCCGACCCTCCTGCAGTACCTGTCATGA
- a CDS encoding HDOD domain-containing protein — MNTVNVDTDIRFVRMPMYDATGVVTGYFVTPSSTALILRPDLWAELELAYLNLDLPRLALDRTVFLVPTPHMVEGKIGIPRHAGRIALVVTPLTLMVPNIAEHLVRLRRRGYLLVLGVYRGTENQLAMLELFTHVLLDQNLTTEEAARVAVTAAGEGAVVVAPRLVTEGGKEEPVPGVSVLLGTPTAGVAVEIGDAELLPNEVACLEAVRLLGEAEVDVEAVGRVLGADPALVLRVLRLVNGAATGLSHRVDSVRRAIVLLGPVQVQGLVMASLVASTSDQIDNLWLLIARGITCERLSPGSESAYTVGLLSALSTERGIPAHVLAERTRLSDDAYGALVLGEGPLGHVLQAVVAHERNDFDAVTAMGIEVDDVTRAYFDAIPEALDAVLTALTPSGAEL; from the coding sequence GTGAACACCGTGAACGTCGACACCGACATCCGCTTCGTCCGCATGCCGATGTACGACGCCACGGGCGTCGTCACGGGCTACTTCGTCACCCCGTCGAGCACAGCGCTGATCCTGCGCCCCGACCTGTGGGCGGAGCTCGAGCTTGCGTACCTCAACCTCGACCTGCCGCGGCTCGCCCTCGACCGGACGGTGTTCCTCGTCCCGACGCCGCACATGGTCGAGGGCAAGATCGGCATCCCGCGTCACGCGGGGCGGATCGCGCTCGTCGTCACCCCCCTCACCCTCATGGTCCCGAACATCGCGGAGCACCTCGTGCGGCTGCGCCGCCGCGGCTACCTCCTTGTCCTCGGCGTCTACCGCGGAACCGAGAACCAGCTGGCCATGCTCGAGCTCTTCACGCACGTCCTGCTCGACCAGAACCTCACGACAGAGGAGGCCGCCCGGGTCGCCGTGACGGCAGCCGGCGAGGGCGCCGTCGTCGTCGCACCGCGCCTCGTGACGGAGGGCGGCAAGGAGGAGCCGGTGCCTGGAGTCAGTGTGCTCCTGGGTACCCCGACCGCTGGCGTGGCCGTCGAGATCGGGGACGCAGAGCTCCTCCCCAACGAGGTCGCGTGCCTCGAAGCCGTGCGGCTTCTCGGCGAGGCCGAGGTCGACGTCGAAGCCGTGGGCAGGGTGCTCGGTGCCGACCCCGCGCTCGTCCTGCGCGTGCTACGTCTCGTCAACGGCGCTGCGACGGGCCTCTCCCACCGGGTCGACTCGGTGCGGCGCGCGATCGTGCTGCTCGGCCCGGTCCAGGTGCAGGGTCTCGTCATGGCCTCGCTCGTCGCCTCGACGAGCGACCAGATCGACAACCTGTGGCTGCTCATCGCTCGTGGCATCACGTGCGAGCGGCTCTCCCCCGGCTCCGAGTCGGCATACACGGTCGGGCTGCTCTCGGCGCTCTCGACAGAACGTGGCATCCCCGCTCACGTGCTCGCGGAGCGTACCCGTCTGTCGGACGACGCGTACGGCGCGCTCGTCCTGGGAGAGGGCCCCCTCGGCCACGTGCTCCAGGCGGTCGTCGCCCATGAGCGCAACGACTTCGACGCCGTCACAGCGATGGGGATCGAGGTCGACGACGTGACCCGCGCCTACTTCGACGCGATCCCGGAGGCTCTCGACGCGGTGCTCACGGCGCTCACGCCCTCGGGTGCCGAGCTCTGA
- a CDS encoding ankyrin repeat domain-containing protein, giving the protein MREPTTDQLALSYLEAAAAGDLAAVQQALTDGVDKDAVDHEEASAILRAARGGHLDVVDALIAAGVDVDQQDQTCFNLFVLGCITDQIELVRRAVEAGADMRVLTRFGGNGLTPAAEKGHLEIVRYLLENTRINVNLTNTLGWTALIEAITLRDGGPVQQEIVRLLLEHGAKPGMTDELGRTPLQLAEDRGFTEIADIIREHS; this is encoded by the coding sequence ATGCGTGAACCCACCACCGACCAGCTCGCCCTCAGCTACCTCGAGGCCGCCGCGGCCGGCGACCTCGCCGCGGTTCAGCAGGCGCTCACCGACGGCGTCGACAAGGACGCCGTCGACCACGAGGAGGCCAGCGCCATCCTCCGCGCCGCCCGCGGCGGCCACCTCGACGTCGTCGACGCCCTCATCGCCGCCGGGGTCGACGTCGATCAGCAGGACCAGACCTGCTTCAACCTCTTCGTCCTCGGCTGCATCACCGACCAGATCGAGCTCGTCCGCCGAGCCGTCGAGGCCGGCGCCGACATGCGCGTCCTCACCCGGTTCGGCGGCAACGGGCTCACCCCCGCCGCCGAGAAGGGCCACCTCGAGATCGTCCGCTACCTCCTCGAGAACACGCGGATCAACGTCAACCTCACCAACACGCTCGGCTGGACGGCCCTCATCGAGGCCATCACGCTGCGCGACGGCGGCCCCGTCCAGCAGGAGATCGTCCGCCTCCTCCTCGAGCACGGCGCCAAGCCCGGCATGACCGACGAGCTCGGCCGCACCCCGCTGCAGCTCGCCGAGGACCGCGGCTTCACGGAGATCGCCGACATCATCCGCGAGCACTCCTGA